TAGACCCTTTTTATACATAAAAAGGAGGTACTGCAAATAAATTTGCAGTACCTCCTTTTCGTTTAAAGATTTCAGCTTTAAACGAGATAGTCTAAGAAAAATTATCCCTTTCCTTTTCTAAAAAACTCAAAATACGCTGTTTTCCTCAAGTTACTTTAAAGCCTGCACACTTACTATGCTACATTTTAAAAGACGGTTTTTGCATTTATTTATCTGTTTTATTATAGGCGTTCTTTTTTATGGTAAATTAATACTTTTATTTATAACTTTTCTCATGCCGGAGCCGCAGTATTCATGAGGAATCCTTTTAAATCCAAATTTCTCATAAAATGCTTCCTTTCCCTTTTCTGCAATCAGCTGAATGCTTATCCGCCCTCCCAAAGGCGTTTGACTATAGGCATAGGTCAATAGTCTGCTTATAATCTCGCTTCCTATGCCTTTATTTTGATATTCAGGGGCTACGATTATATCTACGGCAATATAATACAGCCCGTCGCCTATAAGCCTTCCCATGGCTATTACCTTTTCATTATCAATAGCAATAACATCATAAAGGCTATTTTCAAGAGCACGGATTGTCTGTTCCTTAGGCATGTTTTTCCACTGGACAGATTGTCTCAGATTAACATAATCTTCATATTGCAATGAATTTTCTTTATAAATCATTTTACTTTACCCCTATTTAA
This is a stretch of genomic DNA from Anaeropeptidivorans aminofermentans. It encodes these proteins:
- a CDS encoding GNAT family N-acetyltransferase — protein: MIYKENSLQYEDYVNLRQSVQWKNMPKEQTIRALENSLYDVIAIDNEKVIAMGRLIGDGLYYIAVDIIVAPEYQNKGIGSEIISRLLTYAYSQTPLGGRISIQLIAEKGKEAFYEKFGFKRIPHEYCGSGMRKVINKSINLP